The following proteins come from a genomic window of Lachnoclostridium phytofermentans ISDg:
- the spoIIAB gene encoding anti-sigma F factor encodes MECDNEMVLEFDALSKNESFARTVVAAFAAQLNPTIEELADIKTAVSEAVTNCIIHGYDNKKGKIKLYCAITGIELVIEVSDYGVGIENIPLAMEPMFTSRPELERSGMGFSFMDAFMDELTVNSTVSIGTTVRMKKRISTT; translated from the coding sequence ATGGAATGTGACAATGAGATGGTGTTAGAATTTGATGCTCTTTCAAAAAATGAAAGCTTCGCTCGTACTGTTGTTGCAGCTTTTGCAGCTCAGTTAAACCCGACAATAGAAGAGCTTGCAGATATTAAAACTGCGGTGTCTGAGGCAGTTACTAATTGTATTATCCATGGTTATGATAACAAAAAAGGAAAGATTAAACTTTACTGTGCGATAACGGGCATTGAATTAGTGATAGAAGTTTCAGATTATGGCGTTGGTATAGAAAATATACCCCTTGCCATGGAGCCTATGTTTACTTCTCGTCCAGAATTAGAACGCTCCGGCATGGGATTTTCCTTTATGGATGCCTTTATGGACGAGCTAACTGTGAATTCTACGGTTTCAATTGGGACAACAGTCCGTATGAAAAAAAGAATCAGTACTACATAA
- the spoVAE gene encoding stage V sporulation protein AE yields the protein MDYLISFLVGGAICAIVQVVMDNTKLMPGRIMVILVCLGALLGAIGVYQPFAEWAKAGASVPLLGFGSVLFKGIKEGVDKEGFIGLFKGGFTSSAVGISSALIFGYIASLIFNPKMKE from the coding sequence ATGGATTATTTAATTTCATTTTTAGTCGGTGGTGCAATCTGTGCAATCGTACAAGTTGTGATGGACAATACCAAATTAATGCCTGGACGTATTATGGTTATACTTGTGTGTTTGGGTGCGCTCTTAGGAGCAATTGGAGTTTATCAACCTTTTGCAGAATGGGCGAAGGCAGGAGCCTCCGTACCTTTACTCGGATTTGGTAGCGTTTTATTTAAAGGTATTAAAGAAGGCGTTGATAAAGAAGGATTTATCGGATTATTCAAAGGAGGCTTTACTTCTTCCGCTGTTGGAATTTCATCAGCACTTATTTTTGGATATATTGCTTCGTTAATTTTTAATCCTAAGATGAAAGAATAA
- the sigF gene encoding RNA polymerase sporulation sigma factor SigF produces the protein MVEGRSFVDTLDLIRLSKQGDKVARDRVVTENVGLVWSIVRRFMGRGHEAEDLFQIGSIGLMKAIDKFDLSYDVKFSTYAVPMITGEIKRFLRDDGMIKVSRSLKETAGKIRLMRETLESKNGREPTIEEIGEALELAKEEVVMALESGAEVESLYKTIYQGDGNAIFLIDKIEQTDDASDEMIDHMALREVMDSLDEKEKDIIRLRYFKDKTQTEIAKQLGISQVQVSRLERKILRTMRERMLG, from the coding sequence ATGGTAGAAGGGAGGTCATTTGTGGACACACTGGATTTAATACGTTTGTCTAAACAGGGAGATAAAGTAGCGAGAGACCGTGTAGTAACTGAAAATGTTGGATTGGTTTGGAGCATCGTCCGTAGGTTTATGGGACGAGGTCATGAAGCGGAAGATTTATTTCAAATTGGAAGCATTGGGCTTATGAAGGCAATTGATAAATTTGATTTAAGTTATGATGTAAAATTTTCAACCTATGCGGTTCCTATGATAACAGGAGAGATAAAGAGATTTCTTCGAGATGACGGTATGATAAAAGTAAGCAGATCTCTAAAAGAAACTGCCGGGAAGATACGACTAATGAGGGAAACCTTGGAGTCAAAGAATGGTAGGGAACCAACCATTGAGGAAATCGGAGAGGCCTTAGAGCTAGCAAAGGAAGAAGTAGTTATGGCTCTTGAATCAGGTGCTGAGGTAGAGTCACTCTATAAGACAATTTATCAAGGAGATGGCAATGCAATTTTCTTAATTGATAAAATAGAACAAACCGATGATGCAAGCGATGAAATGATTGATCATATGGCATTAAGAGAAGTGATGGATTCTCTTGATGAAAAAGAAAAGGATATCATTCGCTTACGTTATTTTAAAGACAAGACTCAAACCGAAATTGCAAAACAGTTAGGAATTTCTCAAGTACAGGTATCTAGGTTGGAGAGAAAAATATTAAGAACAATGAGAGAACGTATGCTAGGATAG
- the spoVAD gene encoding stage V sporulation protein AD: MTQTTAKQSKMVGKQSVQFSNPPAIIGCASVAGQKEGEGPLGAFFDVIEEDPMFGQKTWEEAESKMLGMAVDVAIHNAGLKKSDIRYLVGGDLLGQLIATSFGIENFEIPLIGVYGACSTMGESIVVASMIIDGGFADRTLAITSSHFAGAEKQFRFPLAYGNQRPKAASWTVTGSGAVILGHEPEKDSEFAKQFSPVMIKVKGITIGKIVDYGIKDSLNMGACMAPAACETIAQNLKDFSIQPDYYDRIITGDLGMIGKDILIDLLKEKGYDISSNHMDCGIEIFDSEAQDTHAGGSGCGCSAITLTGYILQKLRKRDWNRVLFVPTGALLSTVSYNEGQSVPGIAHAVMLESC; the protein is encoded by the coding sequence ATGACTCAAACGACAGCCAAACAATCAAAGATGGTAGGGAAACAAAGCGTACAATTTTCAAATCCACCCGCTATTATTGGATGTGCCTCCGTTGCTGGACAAAAAGAGGGCGAGGGGCCATTGGGTGCATTTTTTGATGTAATAGAAGAAGATCCTATGTTTGGGCAAAAAACGTGGGAAGAAGCGGAGAGTAAGATGCTTGGAATGGCAGTAGATGTTGCAATTCACAATGCAGGACTAAAAAAATCAGACATACGTTACTTAGTTGGTGGAGACTTGTTGGGACAGTTAATTGCTACCAGCTTTGGTATTGAGAACTTTGAAATACCACTTATAGGTGTTTATGGTGCATGTTCCACTATGGGAGAATCAATTGTGGTTGCCTCAATGATTATTGATGGTGGATTTGCTGACAGAACTCTAGCAATCACATCAAGCCATTTTGCTGGGGCTGAAAAACAATTCCGATTTCCTCTCGCCTATGGTAATCAAAGGCCTAAGGCAGCATCTTGGACAGTAACAGGAAGCGGTGCTGTTATATTAGGTCATGAACCGGAAAAAGATAGTGAATTTGCAAAACAATTTTCTCCGGTAATGATAAAAGTGAAGGGTATTACAATTGGTAAAATTGTTGATTATGGAATAAAAGACTCTTTAAATATGGGTGCTTGCATGGCACCAGCAGCATGTGAAACGATTGCGCAAAATTTAAAGGATTTTAGTATTCAGCCAGACTACTATGATCGTATTATAACCGGTGATCTAGGTATGATTGGTAAGGATATTCTAATCGATTTACTAAAGGAAAAGGGATATGACATAAGTAGCAATCATATGGATTGTGGTATTGAAATCTTTGATTCTGAGGCTCAGGATACTCATGCCGGTGGTAGTGGTTGTGGTTGTAGTGCAATTACTTTGACAGGATATATTTTGCAGAAGTTAAGAAAACGGGATTGGAATAGGGTCTTATTTGTACCAACTGGTGCACTTCTTTCTACGGTAAGCTATAACGAGGGACAGAGTGTTCCTGGAATCGCACATGCAGTGATGTTGGAATCTTGCTAG
- the spoIIAA gene encoding anti-sigma F factor antagonist has translation MWLDYQKVGCADFEIRKSTLIIHMKEDLDHHSAIFIREQADKLIEQKNVKNVIFDFNKVSFMDSSGIGVIMGRYKKLLHVGGGTLAVIGVSDRIDRILRLSGLYKIMNRYQDMQEALNCM, from the coding sequence ATGTGGTTGGATTATCAAAAAGTAGGTTGTGCAGATTTTGAAATTCGGAAGTCTACGCTCATTATTCATATGAAGGAGGATTTAGATCACCATAGTGCCATTTTTATCAGGGAGCAAGCGGACAAGCTGATTGAACAAAAAAATGTGAAAAATGTTATATTTGATTTTAATAAAGTATCCTTTATGGACAGTTCTGGCATTGGTGTGATTATGGGACGCTATAAGAAATTGCTTCATGTTGGGGGCGGTACCCTTGCTGTAATTGGGGTTTCTGACCGAATTGACCGAATTTTAAGACTCTCTGGTTTATATAAGATTATGAACCGTTACCAGGATATGCAGGAAGCATTAAATTGTATGTAA
- the spoVAC gene encoding stage V sporulation protein AC: MANDKNKVSASQVANEKDQQERDKLYNQYVKQVTPKHSWFTNMCKAFVSGGIICAIGQGFINFYSSYGAEKELAGAYTTMSLVLLSIIFTGFNWYQKIAKFAGAGILVPITGFANSVAAPAIEFKKEGQVFGIGCKIFTIAGPVILYGIFSSWLLGLVYYIFTMFQK, encoded by the coding sequence ATGGCAAACGATAAGAATAAGGTTTCAGCATCCCAGGTTGCGAATGAAAAAGATCAGCAAGAACGTGACAAACTTTATAATCAGTATGTGAAACAGGTGACTCCAAAGCATAGTTGGTTTACTAATATGTGCAAAGCATTTGTATCTGGCGGTATTATCTGTGCGATTGGTCAGGGGTTTATTAATTTTTATTCTTCTTATGGAGCTGAAAAGGAATTAGCAGGTGCTTATACAACGATGTCATTGGTCTTGTTATCCATCATTTTTACAGGGTTTAACTGGTACCAAAAGATCGCTAAATTTGCTGGTGCAGGTATTTTAGTACCGATTACTGGATTTGCAAATTCAGTAGCTGCCCCAGCCATCGAATTTAAGAAAGAGGGACAGGTGTTTGGTATAGGATGTAAGATATTTACAATAGCAGGTCCTGTGATTCTTTATGGTATATTCTCTTCCTGGCTATTAGGGTTAGTATACTATATCTTTACAATGTTTCAGAAATAA
- a CDS encoding tetratricopeptide repeat protein, with amino-acid sequence MNCPKCGNVVAVRRNRCEFCGKDLTIVRKTDRLSNTYYNRGLEKAKVRDLTGAIIMLKKSLEMNKRNTNARNLLGLVFFEMGETVAALSEWVISKHFQAKDNDADVYIGAVQANPTKLDSMNQAIKKYNIALDSAKQGSDDLAIIQLKKVINLNPHFIRALQLLALIYMKNNEFERARRCLVKANKIDLANTTTLRYLSELNQLVSGGETTSTPYWSDGEVNPDPLGKPLSPISSYREEKPNVWLFINLILGVVIGVSVLFFLIVPTVKKNAQSEYLQKQRDFDSDLLVYRTKLTSSEKEVEDLKAKLADKQKELDNIDIPEYDKTMYDSILSAVYRYMELESTNSLTPENTMEVADLLSKVDPSKMENQDAVKLFEMVKEKVSPIAAKEAYQQGRAAFEKKDYEKALTLLTQAYSFGDPDDNTLYYLGKTEQELGQYEEAKAYYNQMLESFPNSSLAKYAKQRVNDLE; translated from the coding sequence ATGAATTGTCCAAAGTGCGGCAATGTGGTCGCAGTTCGAAGAAACAGATGTGAATTTTGCGGGAAAGATTTAACGATCGTAAGAAAAACTGACCGATTATCCAATACTTATTATAATCGTGGTTTAGAAAAAGCAAAGGTTAGAGACTTGACCGGAGCTATAATCATGTTAAAGAAAAGCTTGGAGATGAATAAGAGAAATACCAATGCTAGAAATCTCCTCGGACTTGTGTTCTTTGAGATGGGAGAAACAGTAGCCGCATTAAGTGAATGGGTTATTAGTAAACATTTCCAGGCAAAAGACAACGATGCCGATGTCTATATTGGTGCAGTGCAGGCGAATCCAACGAAATTGGATTCGATGAATCAAGCTATAAAAAAGTATAATATTGCATTAGATTCCGCAAAGCAAGGTAGCGATGATCTGGCAATTATTCAACTAAAAAAAGTTATCAATTTAAATCCGCACTTTATTCGTGCACTTCAATTATTAGCATTGATTTATATGAAGAATAATGAATTTGAACGTGCAAGAAGGTGCTTAGTTAAAGCAAATAAGATAGATTTAGCGAATACTACTACATTACGTTACTTAAGCGAGTTAAATCAGTTGGTAAGCGGTGGAGAAACTACCTCTACACCATATTGGAGTGATGGAGAAGTAAATCCAGATCCGCTAGGTAAACCATTATCTCCAATTTCATCTTATAGGGAAGAAAAGCCGAATGTATGGCTCTTTATTAATCTTATCTTAGGTGTTGTTATTGGTGTTTCTGTACTCTTTTTCTTAATTGTTCCAACTGTAAAGAAAAATGCGCAGAGTGAATATTTGCAAAAACAACGTGATTTTGATAGCGATCTTTTAGTATATCGTACCAAACTTACTTCTAGTGAAAAAGAAGTGGAAGATTTAAAAGCAAAACTTGCAGACAAGCAGAAGGAATTAGATAATATTGATATTCCAGAATACGATAAAACAATGTACGATAGTATTTTAAGTGCAGTATATCGTTATATGGAATTAGAATCAACCAATAGTTTAACACCGGAAAATACGATGGAAGTTGCTGATTTATTATCGAAAGTGGATCCTTCTAAGATGGAAAATCAAGATGCCGTTAAATTATTTGAAATGGTAAAGGAAAAGGTATCTCCGATTGCAGCTAAAGAAGCATATCAGCAAGGGAGAGCGGCATTTGAAAAGAAAGATTATGAAAAAGCATTAACATTGTTAACGCAGGCTTATTCTTTTGGTGATCCAGATGACAATACACTATATTATTTAGGTAAGACGGAACAAGAGTTAGGTCAGTACGAGGAAGCAAAAGCGTATTATAACCAGATGCTAGAAAGTTTTCCAAATTCTTCGCTGGCTAAGTATGCAAAGCAACGTGTAAATGATTTAGAATAA